The following are from one region of the Nostoc cf. commune SO-36 genome:
- a CDS encoding tyrosine-type recombinase/integrase, producing the protein MVNSNKTPTGKAKKGQVTVRVDSESIKACFPRPYFPGEPNQVKIGTGISLVDGWEDKASKLQRRLQIELEDGKLSGQSGTFNRERYREILEEYGMRPNLKIVSVATSDGQLPPKPELSLMEIWDMYCDYRKQGLRESTFKNMFLKQFNNYIKSAIEATKSEDALKIRNWLIENRNLITVKQLLSNLSKAYRVGIKNKLLTHNPFEGMAEEVTSKGAQGKTKYEVETENDNDVLDRGKAYTWDEAQAILNYIKNNSPHWYNFTKFKFFTGCRTGEAIGFMWCDVEWDKERILIRRTYDRITKKFYPLKNNRTYKGEEIRRFPMPKDGELWSFLKLMPQGEQSEVVFKSKIGRVINSTTFGNSWRGQNSPSIQAKGIIPTLIKQGDITKYLPPYNTRHTFITHAVFDLDIDEKVVSKWCGHKIETSNKHYQDIAIFADKTNPEVPMNKQVQYQARMEQLEDQLRQQQELIDKLLKSKKE; encoded by the coding sequence ATGGTAAACAGCAACAAAACACCTACTGGTAAGGCTAAGAAAGGGCAGGTAACTGTAAGGGTAGATTCAGAGAGCATCAAAGCCTGTTTTCCCCGTCCTTACTTTCCTGGTGAACCCAATCAGGTAAAGATAGGCACGGGCATCTCTCTGGTTGATGGTTGGGAGGATAAAGCATCCAAGCTTCAGAGGCGACTACAGATAGAACTTGAGGATGGAAAGTTAAGCGGTCAAAGTGGAACCTTTAACAGAGAAAGGTATAGGGAAATATTGGAAGAGTACGGTATGCGTCCAAATTTGAAAATTGTTAGTGTTGCAACTTCCGATGGACAGTTACCACCTAAGCCAGAGTTAAGCTTGATGGAAATTTGGGATATGTACTGTGATTACAGAAAACAAGGACTGAGAGAAAGTACCTTTAAGAACATGTTTTTAAAACAGTTTAATAATTACATTAAATCAGCAATAGAAGCTACGAAGTCGGAGGATGCTTTAAAAATTAGAAACTGGTTGATAGAAAATAGAAATTTAATAACAGTTAAACAATTGTTATCCAATCTTTCAAAAGCCTATCGAGTGGGAATAAAAAATAAGCTTTTAACTCATAATCCTTTTGAAGGAATGGCAGAAGAAGTAACTAGCAAGGGAGCGCAAGGAAAGACCAAATATGAGGTTGAGACTGAAAACGATAATGATGTACTTGATAGAGGAAAAGCTTACACATGGGATGAAGCACAAGCAATACTTAATTACATCAAAAATAATTCACCTCATTGGTATAATTTCACTAAGTTTAAATTCTTTACTGGATGCCGAACGGGTGAAGCAATAGGATTTATGTGGTGTGATGTCGAATGGGATAAAGAGCGTATTCTAATACGAAGAACTTATGACAGAATAACTAAAAAGTTTTATCCATTAAAGAACAATAGAACTTACAAAGGCGAAGAAATTAGACGTTTTCCGATGCCCAAAGATGGGGAACTGTGGAGTTTTTTAAAATTGATGCCGCAAGGTGAACAAAGTGAAGTTGTTTTTAAAAGCAAAATAGGAAGAGTTATTAACTCAACAACTTTTGGTAATTCTTGGAGAGGACAAAACTCGCCGTCAATACAAGCTAAGGGAATAATACCAACACTGATAAAACAAGGTGACATTACAAAGTACTTACCGCCATACAACACGCGTCATACCTTTATCACTCATGCTGTATTCGATCTAGACATTGACGAAAAAGTAGTCAGCAAGTGGTGTGGTCACAAAATAGAAACTTCAAACAAACATTACCAGGATATAGCGATATTTGCAGATAAGACAAATCCAGAAGTACCAATGAATAAGCAGGTACAGTACCAAGCCAGGATGGAACAGTTAGAAGACCAATTAAGACAGCAGCAAGAACTAATTGATAAGCTACTCAAGAGCAAAAAAGAATAA
- a CDS encoding GTP-binding protein — MTSTLPVPEPHQSDSANTDANSLSWEEELDSAIFSFEDIQTELNYKQAQTALRSLVANLDLTPQEKTGLEMEIADLETMLGKLDRMVIQIAAFGMVGRGKSSLLNSLVGQTVFETGPLHGVTRAAQRVNWSISEEAIGETERALRVTLPGVGQSQVELIDTPGLDEVDGATRAALAEQIAKQADLILFVISGDMTKLEYMALSQLREAGKPIILVFNKVDQYPEADRMAIYHKIRDERVRELLTPLEIVMAAASPLVKTAIRRPDGTRGIQLRTGNAQVEELKLKILEILHREGKALVALNTMLYADIVNEQLVERKVMIREENANQLIWKAVMTKALAIALNPLTVVDILSSVVIDIALIVGLSKLYGFSMTEAGAVQLLQKIALSMGGIGASELLANLGLSGLKTLLGISATATAGATFGPYISVAITQAGVAGVSSYGIGQVTKVYLANGATWGPDGPKAVISRILANLDETSILNRIKDELLYKVKLKK; from the coding sequence ATGACTTCGACATTACCCGTGCCTGAACCTCATCAAAGCGATTCTGCTAACACTGACGCAAATTCTCTCAGTTGGGAGGAAGAACTGGATAGTGCCATTTTCAGTTTTGAAGATATTCAGACGGAACTGAACTACAAACAAGCACAAACGGCGCTACGCAGCTTGGTAGCTAATCTCGACCTCACCCCCCAAGAAAAAACCGGGTTGGAGATGGAAATTGCTGATTTGGAAACCATGCTGGGGAAGTTAGACCGCATGGTGATACAGATTGCGGCTTTTGGCATGGTGGGACGTGGGAAGTCTTCTCTACTCAATTCTTTGGTTGGGCAAACAGTATTTGAAACTGGGCCGCTACACGGTGTCACTCGTGCTGCACAAAGAGTTAATTGGAGTATTAGTGAGGAGGCGATTGGAGAAACTGAACGTGCTTTGCGAGTTACTCTCCCTGGTGTCGGTCAATCGCAGGTGGAATTAATTGACACTCCTGGGTTAGACGAAGTAGATGGTGCAACCCGTGCCGCATTAGCCGAACAGATTGCCAAACAAGCAGATTTGATTCTGTTTGTGATATCTGGCGACATGACGAAGCTAGAATATATGGCCCTTTCTCAGTTGCGGGAAGCAGGTAAACCGATCATTCTGGTGTTTAACAAAGTAGACCAGTATCCAGAAGCAGACCGGATGGCAATTTACCATAAAATTCGGGATGAAAGGGTGCGGGAATTACTCACACCCCTAGAAATTGTCATGGCTGCGGCATCGCCATTGGTGAAGACGGCAATTCGTCGTCCTGATGGGACTAGGGGCATACAGTTGCGTACAGGGAATGCCCAAGTTGAGGAACTGAAGCTGAAAATTTTGGAGATTTTACATCGTGAGGGCAAAGCTTTGGTTGCTCTCAATACTATGCTTTATGCCGATATCGTCAATGAGCAATTGGTTGAGCGAAAAGTGATGATTCGGGAAGAGAATGCCAATCAGTTGATTTGGAAGGCTGTAATGACTAAGGCATTAGCGATCGCACTTAATCCCCTAACTGTGGTAGATATTCTGAGTAGTGTGGTAATTGATATTGCTCTGATTGTGGGTTTATCTAAGCTCTATGGCTTCTCCATGACCGAAGCTGGGGCTGTACAATTGCTACAAAAAATTGCCCTGAGTATGGGCGGCATCGGTGCTAGTGAATTGTTGGCAAATTTGGGCTTGAGTGGTTTAAAAACTTTACTTGGCATCTCTGCAACAGCTACAGCAGGCGCTACCTTTGGCCCTTATATATCGGTGGCAATTACCCAAGCAGGAGTAGCTGGTGTTTCTTCTTACGGTATTGGGCAAGTTACCAAAGTTTATTTAGCCAATGGCGCAACTTGGGGCCCTGATGGGCCGAAAGCAGTCATCAGCCGGATTTTGGCAAACCTGGATGAAACATCAATTCTTAACCGTATTAAAGATGAGTTGCTTTACAAGGTAAAACTGAAAAAGTGA
- a CDS encoding ABC transporter permease, producing the protein MNFPKNDISKTEELHRQRVNWLQPLVLLAPSAIWLLLLLVLPTLIIFQLSLVADIRPGDIVNPNGFKNYIRIFDSLYIQVIVRSLFFAFGTTIICLILGFPVAYWIAQIAPQRWRNLLILGFVLPLWTSSLLRSYAWITILRPTGLLNSLLSTFGLPTWELLNNSQAVLIGMSYSLLPYMVLILYASLEKLDKRLLEAAADLGANPVETFFQVTVPQIFPGIAAASMLVFITGLGDFVDPELLGGASSMTAARLVYNQFLGATQNWGFGSALSMTLILLVSVAIAILIKFGEGTPKR; encoded by the coding sequence ATAAATTTTCCCAAAAATGATATTTCTAAAACAGAAGAATTGCATCGCCAACGGGTAAATTGGCTTCAACCATTGGTGTTGCTTGCACCATCTGCGATTTGGTTATTACTTTTGTTGGTGCTGCCAACTTTGATAATTTTTCAGTTAAGTTTAGTTGCAGACATCCGTCCAGGAGATATAGTTAATCCCAATGGATTCAAAAACTACATTCGAATATTTGACTCTCTTTACATACAAGTAATCGTGCGATCGCTATTTTTTGCGTTTGGTACGACAATAATTTGTTTAATTTTAGGCTTCCCTGTGGCCTATTGGATTGCTCAGATAGCACCGCAGCGTTGGCGAAATTTGCTGATACTAGGCTTTGTCTTACCTTTGTGGACTTCCTCATTACTTCGTTCTTATGCTTGGATTACAATTCTTCGTCCTACTGGTTTATTGAATAGTTTACTCAGCACTTTCGGCTTACCTACTTGGGAATTACTTAACAATAGTCAAGCTGTATTAATTGGCATGAGTTACAGCTTATTACCCTATATGGTTTTGATTTTATATGCTTCTCTCGAAAAACTAGACAAGCGGTTGCTAGAAGCAGCAGCCGATTTAGGTGCAAATCCGGTAGAAACTTTTTTCCAAGTAACTGTACCGCAAATTTTTCCGGGAATTGCGGCAGCTTCCATGCTTGTATTCATCACCGGCTTGGGGGATTTTGTCGATCCAGAATTACTCGGCGGTGCTTCTAGTATGACGGCGGCGCGGTTAGTTTATAACCAGTTTCTGGGAGCAACACAAAATTGGGGATTTGGTTCAGCTTTGAGTATGACGTTAATTTTGCTTGTTAGTGTAGCGATCGCAATTTTAATCAAGTTTGGTGAAGGAACACCCAAACGCTAA
- a CDS encoding ABC transporter substrate-binding protein has product MTNRRQFLKGVAALSSLSLAGCGWKLAEVRANSNTNEQRDQLYIFTWTQYTDNQLLKTFSTQTGMKVLADVYDSNDVMLAKLQAGGGGTYSIINPSDYMVQKMVDKGLLTEINRDRLIGLDNLFPRFQNPSYDPNNRYSIPFNWGTTGLLYNSEKIKDAPQDWDYLWQNQEQLNQRMTLLNDVREVMGATLRMLGYSYNSKNEQEIKQAYEKLKALKPAIARFDTDAWQNQILAGDLLVAMCYSADAVKISQENPKLKYVIPRSGSSLWTDTIVIPKTAPNQAGAYAWINMILQPEIAAQITQRLNISTPNSVGFDLLPKPVQNNLNLFPPESLLRNCERVSPVGEFEEVYERYWTQLTSS; this is encoded by the coding sequence ATGACTAACAGACGCCAATTTTTAAAAGGGGTGGCAGCACTTTCTAGCTTATCTTTAGCTGGTTGTGGCTGGAAGCTGGCTGAAGTACGTGCTAATTCTAATACGAATGAGCAACGTGACCAACTTTATATTTTTACTTGGACGCAATATACTGACAACCAATTACTAAAAACTTTTAGCACCCAAACTGGCATGAAAGTGCTGGCAGATGTGTATGATTCTAATGATGTCATGCTAGCTAAATTGCAAGCTGGAGGCGGTGGCACTTATAGCATCATTAACCCATCTGATTACATGGTGCAGAAGATGGTAGACAAAGGTTTGCTAACAGAAATAAATCGCGATCGCTTAATCGGGTTAGATAATTTATTTCCCCGATTTCAAAATCCTAGCTATGACCCTAATAACCGTTACAGTATCCCTTTTAACTGGGGAACAACAGGTTTACTTTACAATTCTGAAAAAATCAAAGATGCACCACAAGACTGGGATTATCTATGGCAAAATCAAGAGCAACTCAATCAGCGAATGACCTTGCTTAATGATGTTCGAGAAGTTATGGGTGCAACCTTACGAATGCTAGGTTATTCTTACAACTCAAAAAATGAACAAGAAATCAAACAAGCTTATGAAAAATTGAAGGCTTTAAAACCTGCGATCGCACGTTTTGACACTGATGCTTGGCAAAATCAAATTCTCGCAGGAGATTTATTAGTGGCAATGTGTTATTCAGCAGATGCAGTGAAAATATCTCAAGAAAACCCTAAGCTCAAATATGTGATTCCTCGCAGTGGTTCTTCGTTATGGACAGATACGATTGTAATTCCCAAAACAGCCCCGAATCAGGCTGGAGCTTATGCTTGGATTAACATGATTTTGCAACCAGAAATAGCAGCCCAAATCACTCAACGCTTGAATATTTCCACACCAAATAGCGTCGGATTTGATCTATTGCCAAAACCTGTACAAAATAACCTTAATTTGTTTCCCCCAGAATCACTTTTGAGAAATTGTGAACGTGTTTCTCCTGTAGGAGAATTTGAAGAGGTTTACGAGCGTTATTGGACTCAATTAACTAGTAGTTAA
- a CDS encoding four-carbon acid sugar kinase family protein, translating to MSNKPKIIVLDDDPTGSQTVHSCLLLMHWDVDTLRRGLQDDSPIFFVLTNTRSLTPESATSVTKEVCQNLKIALNAEEIDDFLIVSRSDSTLRGHYPIETDAIAQELGPFDAHFLVPAFFEGGRVTRDSVHYLIIGDVTTPVHESEFAHDSVFSYHHSYLPNYVEEKTQGRIKAEAVERFLLADIRAGSLERLLKLSGNQCAVVDGETQDDLNHFAVDILAAASQGKRFLFRSAASILTAIAALPPQPIAAENMAQYVRQGKPGAVIVGSHVKKTTQQLEALLQLEGTVGIEVNVALLLDDANQSGALLTEIQESTRAAHEAGKTPVVYTSRQELNFKDVETRLEFGEKVSGLLMDIVRGLPSDIGFLISKGGITSNDVLSTGLALTSARLLGQILAGCSMVLTSSDHPQFPDLPVVLFPGNVGDADALGTVYQRLTLPI from the coding sequence ATGAGTAACAAACCAAAAATAATTGTCCTGGATGATGACCCTACAGGTTCTCAAACAGTTCACAGCTGCTTGCTGCTAATGCACTGGGATGTGGATACTCTACGCAGAGGGTTACAAGATGATTCGCCGATTTTCTTTGTGCTGACTAATACTAGATCGCTAACCCCAGAGTCAGCCACATCTGTCACCAAAGAAGTTTGCCAGAACCTAAAAATCGCTTTGAATGCGGAAGAAATTGACGATTTTCTAATAGTCAGCCGTTCTGATTCTACTTTGCGGGGACATTATCCCATTGAAACTGATGCGATCGCTCAAGAACTTGGCCCCTTTGATGCTCATTTTCTTGTACCAGCATTTTTTGAAGGGGGACGCGTCACCCGCGACAGTGTTCATTATTTAATTATTGGCGATGTAACCACCCCAGTCCATGAAAGTGAGTTTGCCCATGATTCTGTCTTCAGCTACCATCACAGTTACTTACCCAACTACGTCGAAGAAAAGACTCAAGGTCGAATTAAGGCTGAAGCTGTAGAAAGATTTCTCCTAGCCGATATTCGCGCCGGTAGTTTGGAACGCTTACTAAAACTGAGTGGTAATCAGTGCGCTGTCGTTGATGGTGAAACTCAAGATGATCTCAACCACTTTGCAGTCGATATATTAGCCGCAGCCAGTCAAGGGAAACGCTTTCTATTTCGCAGTGCAGCAAGTATTTTAACCGCAATAGCTGCTTTACCACCCCAACCTATTGCTGCCGAAAATATGGCGCAGTACGTGCGCCAAGGCAAACCAGGTGCGGTGATTGTTGGTTCCCATGTGAAAAAGACTACCCAGCAATTAGAGGCGCTGTTGCAACTAGAAGGAACTGTAGGAATCGAAGTCAATGTAGCGCTATTACTTGATGATGCAAATCAATCTGGGGCATTACTAACTGAAATCCAAGAAAGTACACGGGCGGCACACGAAGCTGGCAAAACACCAGTGGTTTATACTAGCCGTCAGGAACTGAATTTTAAAGATGTCGAGACACGATTGGAGTTTGGAGAAAAAGTTTCAGGTTTATTGATGGATATTGTGCGCGGTTTACCATCTGATATCGGATTCTTAATCAGCAAGGGCGGCATTACTTCTAATGATGTTTTGAGTACTGGACTAGCTTTAACTTCAGCCCGTTTACTCGGTCAAATTTTAGCTGGTTGTTCAATGGTGTTAACGTCATCCGATCATCCTCAGTTTCCTGATTTACCTGTGGTGCTGTTTCCCGGTAATGTCGGTGATGCTGACGCCTTGGGGACAGTTTATCAGAGGTTGACGCTGCCAATTTAA